A genomic window from Maylandia zebra isolate NMK-2024a linkage group LG20, Mzebra_GT3a, whole genome shotgun sequence includes:
- the LOC101488078 gene encoding uncharacterized protein LOC101488078: MKVFRALVCFIFLAGLQDAGYSGFVNAETPIYTEMEGGSITVKCTFSLTGRRRLFCTGKCEEGNILIDTTDDSAQNGRYSIKYKEGFYPLHKTVLNVSITQLRRSDSGMYRCSLDRILPFDSNEEFEIVVTDASVTSKPKSTVQPSPVSTFLSSAPMTTATVTTSPKTPTSQSLNSISGGTTPSPASSSTSKQTQTPLPNLVTAGTLPVVALILITVLPVALLIFCKKRRASKPKGPPVETEPPDITTASQLYEEIREEDRLSNLPPEGVFSIYTTAKCPQGNRVESTDDYSLVICPQNKSEENLSKLAATNSAPCGHADVLYSTPHVHFSTANHTKDASPPLYSTVGNHQ, encoded by the exons ATGAAAGTCTTCCGTGCTTTGGTCTGTTTCATCTTTCTTG CAGGACTGCAGGATGCAGGATACTCTGGTTTTGTTAATGCAGAAACTCCCATCTATACAGAAATGGAGGGTGGAAGCATCACAGTTAAATGCACATTTTCTTTAACTGGAAGAAGGAGACTCTTCTGTACGGGAAAATGTGAAGAAGGAAACATTCTCATTGACACAACTGATGACTCAGCGCAGAATGGCAGATACAGCATTAAATATAAAGAAGGATTTTATCCATTACATAAGACAGTTCTGAATGTGAGCATCACACAGCTGAGAAGATCTGACTCTGGAATGTACAGATGCTCTTTGGACAGAATTTTGCCATTTGATTCAAATGAAGAATTTGAGATTGTTGTCACAGACG CTTCAGTGACCTCAAAACCAAAGTCTACTGTGCAACCTTCGCCAGTTTCAACATTTCTCTCATCAGCCCCCATGACAACAGCAACAGTGACAACATCACCAAAGACCCCAACATCACAGAGTTTAAATTCCATTTCAGGAGGCACCACACCTTCACCAGCCTCCTCTTCAACCTccaaacagacacagacaccTCTTCCAAATTTAg TTACTGCAGGTACGCTGCCTGTGGTGGCTCTTATTCTGATCACTGTCTTACCAGTGGCTTTGCTGATTTTCTGCAAGAAGAGGAGGGCCAGTAAACCTAAAG GGCCTCCTGTGGAAACAGAGCCCCCTGACATTACAACG GCCAGTCAGTTGTATGAAGAGATcagagaggaggacagattGAGCAATTTACCTCCTGAAGGAGTATTTTCAATTTACACCACTGCCAAATGCCCCCAAGGAAACAGAGTTGAAAGCACAGATGACTACAGCCTTGTCATCTGTCCTCAGAACAAA AGTGAAGAGAACTTGAGTAAGCTTGCTGCCACCAACAGCGCCCCCTGTGGCCATGCAGATGTTTTGTACTCCACGCCTCATGTACATTTCAGCACAGCCAACCACACCAAAGACGCCTCACCTCCTCTGTATTCTACTGTTGGAAACCATCAGTAG
- the LOC106674612 gene encoding uncharacterized protein LOC106674612, with protein sequence MKVDHTLSCFIFVSLHGTIGLANAESSIHTGMDCSNSQCVDPCHNYTVLNDDWRSTNNTDIQVLHCDKNIDWQGWYRLFLGESGAHIPERCLDPNRCGTHAPLWITQPHPTQSGEILTRTVCSSWEGNCCKFESHIIHVKHCYGNYYVYKLVKPATCQLAYCAEVNITDPAVPFTTPAPTPKVLSPYQVHINVTTAVDNSTAVEGEVRLVNGGNDSCSGRVEIFHGGQWGAVCDDAWSLGEAQVVCRQLGCGRLLSIPTNAEFEQGKRHIWLDNVTCSGSETQLSECHHSGFGSHNCSHHEDAGVICEGSHPDFPLLLVVIIVVMVVLMLFSVLMLIYKRRTKTSVDLDRRRNSDHNQTEIALYENFCPVSRCDDSIYQSLDPTSSDQDQTYCSLTHSK encoded by the exons ATGAAAGTCGATCACACTTTGAGCTGCTTCATCTTCGTCA GCCTGCATGGAACCATTGGCCTCGCCAACGCAGAAAGTTCCATCCATACAG gGATGGACTGCAGTAATTCCCAGTGTGTTGACCCCTGTCATAACTACACTGTACTGAATGATGACTGGCGTTCAACGAATAACACAGATATTCAGGTCCTACACTGTGATAAAAACATTGACTGGCAAGGTTGGTATCGCCTGTTTCTGGGGGAATCTGGTGCTCATATTCCAGAGAGGTGTCTAGACCCCAACAGGTGTGGAACTCATGCTCCACTGTGGATAACACAACCTCATCCCACACAGTCGGGTGAAATTCTAACTCGCACTGTGTGCAGTTCTTGGGAAGGCAACTGCTGCAAATTTGAGTCACACATCATCCATGTCAAACACTGCTATGGAAACTACTATGTTTACAAACTTGTGAAGCCAGCCACATGCCAGCTTGCATACTGTGCAG AGGTGAACATAACAGATCCTGCAGTTCCTTTTACCACACCTGCTCCAACACCAAAGGTCTTGTCACCCTATCAGGTCCATATCAATGTTACAACAGCAGTGGATAACAGCACAGCAGTTGAGGGGGAGGTCCGCCTGGTTAATGGAGGTAATGACTCCTGCTCTGGCAGAGTGGAGATCTTCCATGGTGGACAGTGGGGGGCAGTGTGTGATGATGCCTGGAGCCTAGGGGAAGCGCAGGTGGTGTGTAGACAATTGGGCTGTGGCAGGCTCCTCTCCATACCAACAAATGCAGAATTTGAACAGGGCAAAAGACACATCTGGTTGGACAATGTCACATGCTCAGGCAGCGAAACACAGCTCTCTGAGTGCCATCACTCAGGGTTTGGATCCCACAACTGCAGCCACCATGAGGATGCTGGGGTCATCTGTGAAG GCTCTCACCCAGATTTCCCCCTGCTTTTGGTTGTTATAATTGTGGTCATGGTAGTACTAATGCTGTTCTCTGTTCTGATGTTGATCTACAAAAGGAGGACCAAGACCTCTGTTG ATTTGGACAGAAGGAGAAACTCAGACCACAACCAGACTGAG